A single genomic interval of Alteromonas sp. BL110 harbors:
- a CDS encoding helix-turn-helix domain-containing protein, whose protein sequence is MEISQVAKKSGVSASTLRFYEEKGLISSIGRQGIRRVFSPNILERLELIALGRAAGFSLEEIAGILGNEAKPEIDRELLLRKANELDGTIKKLTAMRDGLQHAAACTAPSHLECPRFRRLMNLAGAGAIKGLASGKK, encoded by the coding sequence ATGGAAATATCTCAAGTAGCCAAAAAGTCAGGAGTGTCAGCATCAACACTTCGGTTTTATGAAGAGAAAGGTCTTATCAGTTCTATTGGTAGGCAAGGTATACGTCGTGTGTTTAGCCCGAATATACTAGAGCGTCTTGAGTTAATAGCATTAGGTCGCGCTGCAGGTTTTTCTTTAGAAGAGATTGCGGGTATTTTGGGGAACGAGGCAAAGCCTGAAATTGATCGTGAGCTACTACTGAGAAAAGCTAATGAACTAGACGGAACAATAAAAAAGCTCACAGCCATGCGCGATGGTCTGCAACATGCGGCAGCCTGCACCGCGCCAAGCCACTTAGAATGCCCGAGATTTCGTCGTTTGATGAACCTTGCCGGTGCGGGGGCAATAAAAGGTTTAGCATCGG
- a CDS encoding DUF2938 domain-containing protein — translation MQNIVFIVLIGIGATLVMDLWALLRQQLFGIAPTNWGMVGRWIGHMRKGRFFHTSIANANAVSGEKTIGWTAHYVIGIGYAVLLFLIFGEAWLLEPSAGPALALGIATVVAPFFVLQPGMGAGIAASKAPNPNAVRLHSVLNHAVFGLGLYLSALVLRPVL, via the coding sequence ATGCAGAACATTGTTTTTATCGTACTGATTGGCATTGGGGCTACCCTAGTGATGGATTTATGGGCGTTGCTAAGGCAACAATTATTTGGTATTGCTCCAACAAATTGGGGCATGGTGGGGCGCTGGATAGGGCATATGAGAAAAGGGCGGTTCTTCCATACTTCTATTGCCAACGCCAATGCTGTGAGTGGTGAGAAAACTATTGGGTGGACAGCGCATTATGTGATCGGTATTGGCTATGCGGTGTTACTTTTTCTTATATTTGGAGAGGCTTGGTTGCTAGAACCATCGGCAGGGCCAGCTTTAGCACTAGGTATAGCCACAGTAGTTGCACCATTTTTCGTATTGCAGCCTGGTATGGGCGCAGGAATTGCTGCGTCGAAAGCGCCTAATCCTAACGCTGTCCGTCTACATAGCGTTTTAAACCATGCAGTATTTGGCTTAGGGTTGTACCTTTCGGCATTGGTTCTTAGGCCCGTCCTTTAG
- a CDS encoding GNAT family N-acetyltransferase, which translates to MKISLEEINKSNYEQVCDLDVAEDQQAFVACNMWSLVESFYNQSHTCKAIYCDNQPVGFFMWVQETPTKVSIWRFMIDESHQNRGIGRVALSQAITLIKQTSELKQIEICYNPKNPVAKAFYSSFGFEEVGLDEDGEDMLAVIAI; encoded by the coding sequence ATGAAAATTTCACTGGAAGAAATAAACAAATCTAACTATGAGCAGGTTTGTGACTTGGACGTGGCCGAAGATCAGCAAGCGTTTGTAGCGTGCAATATGTGGTCGCTGGTTGAGTCTTTTTACAACCAGAGCCATACCTGCAAAGCTATTTATTGCGACAACCAGCCCGTAGGGTTCTTTATGTGGGTTCAGGAAACGCCAACTAAGGTGTCTATTTGGCGTTTTATGATTGATGAGAGCCATCAAAATAGGGGAATTGGCAGAGTTGCTTTATCTCAAGCTATCACGCTCATAAAGCAAACTTCAGAGCTAAAACAAATAGAGATATGCTACAACCCCAAGAATCCTGTCGCCAAAGCCTTCTATTCAAGCTTTGGTTTCGAAGAGGTGGGGTTAGATGAAGATGGCGAAGACATGCTTGCTGTTATTGCCATTTAG
- a CDS encoding GNAT family N-acetyltransferase: protein MMHTNYTIKESPPSVEDFASLRKLIGWSNPCLSVVQKSIDASLFWATIYLENNLVGCGRVIGDGAMYFYIQDVIIHPEHQNKGLGSKIMNTLITHLESCCAPGATIGLLAAHGKESFYLKFGFEPRDGESLGLGMCRFI from the coding sequence ATGATGCATACGAATTACACCATTAAAGAAAGCCCTCCGTCAGTTGAAGACTTTGCCAGTTTAAGAAAATTGATTGGATGGAGTAACCCGTGCCTATCGGTTGTTCAAAAAAGTATTGATGCCTCGTTGTTTTGGGCAACCATTTACCTCGAAAACAACCTTGTAGGCTGTGGTCGGGTGATTGGCGATGGCGCAATGTATTTTTACATTCAAGACGTCATTATTCATCCAGAACATCAGAATAAAGGTTTGGGATCGAAAATAATGAACACCTTGATTACACATTTAGAGTCTTGCTGCGCACCTGGCGCAACGATTGGCTTGTTGGCTGCGCATGGTAAGGAAAGTTTTTATCTTAAGTTCGGTTTTGAACCTCGTGATGGTGAAAGTTTAGGTCTAGGCATGTGCAGGTTTATTTAG
- a CDS encoding FlgO family outer membrane protein, translated as MKSMTKPVSHALLTENGRLVAKALAYTALLLGLLSGCSSSDEPKSQFAQADTSSVSALGNVEYHTYMLANELFADVGPARQSRYAVVGFVPADTMKYSADHQHPLMLLGHQLEQGMITEATKRGFSTQEFKLSNDIIVSDESDRVLTRNIDQLSNIERVDFYITGTLVYQESGAVVNARIINARNKNIVAAATRFFPAELFWREEQVTTRNGKLYRTEGTR; from the coding sequence ATGAAAAGTATGACAAAACCTGTCTCTCACGCTTTGCTGACAGAAAATGGTCGCTTAGTCGCGAAAGCCTTGGCATATACCGCGCTTCTCTTGGGCTTACTCTCTGGTTGCTCTTCATCTGACGAACCTAAAAGCCAATTCGCGCAAGCCGATACCAGTAGCGTATCGGCATTGGGGAATGTGGAATACCATACCTATATGTTGGCGAACGAACTTTTTGCTGATGTGGGTCCAGCACGTCAGTCTCGCTATGCGGTAGTCGGCTTCGTACCTGCCGATACTATGAAATACAGTGCCGACCATCAACACCCGTTAATGCTATTGGGCCATCAGCTGGAACAGGGAATGATTACTGAGGCCACGAAAAGAGGCTTTTCTACTCAAGAATTTAAGCTTTCGAACGATATAATTGTTAGTGACGAAAGCGACAGAGTGTTAACGCGCAATATCGACCAGCTTTCCAATATTGAGCGCGTCGATTTCTATATCACCGGCACCTTGGTGTATCAAGAGTCTGGTGCCGTGGTTAACGCTCGAATTATCAACGCTAGAAATAAAAACATTGTCGCTGCAGCAACACGCTTTTTCCCTGCCGAACTGTTTTGGCGCGAAGAACAAGTAACCACCAGAAACGGCAAGTTATACAGAACTGAAGGTACGAGGTAA
- a CDS encoding FlgO family outer membrane protein has product MKRRNQYAALSLCASLLSISGCSMMMGEEEVAEQAPQRPAMNVIDITAADRAPTKPVENTSEIQSQGMDAYGAIGQPPLYSSVQGAYKGRPLTKHIGDYVKNMAQDLIANMEYVNNKTPIGVTHFALLDTDLQKTDLLGRQMAESFVHELHKFRVPVIDFKATEYIRITDDGDFVLSRDYLELSSSLPIEYVLTGTMTKHQGGVLVNARILGMESRAVVATAQMLVPFYVVDALIPSDGSQQNGMRDGVKLSRG; this is encoded by the coding sequence ATGAAAAGACGAAATCAATACGCGGCGCTTTCGCTTTGTGCTTCACTGCTAAGCATTAGCGGGTGCTCTATGATGATGGGGGAAGAAGAGGTAGCAGAACAAGCGCCTCAGCGCCCAGCCATGAACGTGATTGATATTACTGCCGCCGATCGCGCTCCTACGAAGCCAGTTGAAAATACCAGTGAGATCCAGTCTCAGGGGATGGATGCGTATGGCGCTATCGGTCAACCTCCTTTGTATTCGAGCGTACAGGGCGCGTATAAAGGTCGACCTCTAACCAAGCACATTGGCGACTATGTGAAGAACATGGCGCAAGACTTAATTGCCAATATGGAATACGTGAATAACAAGACGCCAATCGGTGTAACTCATTTTGCACTGCTAGATACAGACTTGCAGAAAACGGATTTGCTTGGTCGTCAGATGGCGGAATCCTTTGTGCACGAACTGCATAAATTCCGCGTGCCGGTTATAGACTTCAAAGCTACCGAGTATATTCGCATTACTGACGATGGCGATTTTGTATTAAGCCGAGACTATTTGGAATTGAGCAGCAGCCTTCCTATTGAATACGTGTTAACCGGAACAATGACCAAGCACCAAGGTGGCGTGTTAGTTAACGCCCGTATTTTAGGCATGGAGTCGCGTGCAGTGGTGGCAACAGCGCAAATGTTAGTGCCCTTCTACGTGGTAGATGCACTTATTCCAAGTGACGGCAGCCAGCAAAACGGCATGCGCGATGGCGTTAAGCTAAGTCGCGGCTAG
- a CDS encoding FlgO family outer membrane protein → MVFVKKLVANSWVAVGVMLSVCMTGCTSTESIGSFWLGEDGEITHHAEPVPVPSRSGLEYTPDSRDRQYQQHVEVEPGYKDPLHHGYSPSQTHKRLNDYASQLAMELMDNATRLTQQDMVGVASFVRLNQSLSDSTVLGNQLSEYLIAELQDFGLAVVDFKLAGGITVTPVGDFVLTRDGTALAKQVEMDHVVTGTIIEDDRGVRVNARIVSLENKQVVASANVYIPAFIVMDLNKMASVN, encoded by the coding sequence ATGGTGTTTGTAAAGAAGCTTGTTGCAAATAGCTGGGTAGCCGTTGGCGTAATGCTGAGTGTTTGTATGACAGGGTGCACTAGCACAGAGTCTATTGGCTCATTTTGGTTAGGTGAAGACGGTGAAATTACGCATCACGCCGAGCCAGTTCCTGTGCCAAGCCGTTCAGGGTTAGAGTACACACCAGATTCTCGCGATAGACAATATCAACAGCACGTGGAAGTAGAGCCCGGCTACAAAGACCCGCTACACCATGGCTATTCACCTTCACAAACGCACAAACGTTTAAACGATTACGCTTCGCAGCTTGCGATGGAGTTGATGGACAATGCAACCCGTCTTACGCAGCAAGATATGGTGGGTGTGGCGAGTTTTGTGAGGCTTAATCAGTCGTTGAGCGACAGCACCGTCTTAGGCAATCAGCTTTCAGAGTATCTAATAGCCGAGCTGCAAGACTTTGGGTTAGCGGTTGTCGACTTTAAGCTTGCAGGTGGCATTACCGTAACGCCAGTTGGCGATTTCGTACTTACTCGAGATGGTACTGCACTAGCTAAACAGGTTGAAATGGACCATGTTGTAACCGGCACCATCATTGAAGATGACAGAGGCGTTAGAGTAAACGCCCGTATTGTGTCTCTGGAAAATAAACAAGTGGTGGCTAGTGCCAACGTCTACATTCCTGCGTTTATCGTGATGGATTTAAATAAAATGGCTAGCGTTAACTAG
- the mnmC gene encoding FAD-dependent 5-carboxymethylaminomethyl-2-thiouridine(34) oxidoreductase MnmC: MKSKHAQVHFNESGTPVADHFDDVYFSNDSGIDETQHVFVAGNGLAERWQQWPNPTFVIAETGFGTGLNFLVAMRAFNEFRAANPNHPLKHLYFITTEKFPLPQDDMQRALEAFPALKAEAQALASLYPMGLEGCHRLHFDSHSTTLDLWIGDVHELLPQWHSPVNGLIDAWFLDGFAPSKNPDMWTDALFSQMARLSKTGTTFGTFTAAGIVKRGLAGVGFTIKKRNGFGRKRDMLTGVFNQNNENVQHKLRLPTGPYYRYANGSLDKTSKVAVVGSGLAAASACLALVKRGVSTTLYFDGDTLASGASGNPQGGFYPQLHSEASIASRIQAHSFLYARQAYDHTIEYVKPNGLTNVAHDFCGVIQLSFNDKVAERQNKLATADVWPEALIRTVDSKEVSDIANLALPYSGLYIGLGGWISPPQLVTAMIEEALQSGKLELKSNHTYVSHKAIEGAPHNEDSGVSTDALDADDVDIAKGDSVNGSATQKVQICFNPGEPDKCAKGDLDSNTFDSDLPQENVIADHLILALGAGAVKASDFDSLSLRPVRGQVEAIPTQMPIDQLNTVLCHKGYMTPALDDRHALGSTYVKNDLSTDVRSEETETNLATHEQALANTSIVQALQHDGQARAATRLGSPDHQPVVGALHDFNALKKHYDMLGVGKPLTSAPVLPNSLVSTLTCLGSRGLTTAPLMAEVLVSSLCKEPLPLSNDLLNAVNTSRFMTREAIRSQG; this comes from the coding sequence GCAACGGCCTTGCTGAGCGCTGGCAACAGTGGCCCAACCCTACTTTTGTCATCGCCGAAACAGGTTTTGGAACTGGGCTGAACTTTTTGGTCGCCATGCGTGCCTTTAACGAATTTAGAGCAGCGAACCCGAATCATCCGCTTAAGCACCTTTACTTTATTACCACGGAAAAGTTTCCTCTGCCTCAAGATGATATGCAGCGTGCGCTAGAAGCTTTTCCTGCACTTAAAGCAGAAGCGCAAGCACTCGCTTCGCTTTACCCTATGGGACTTGAAGGTTGTCATCGCTTACATTTCGATAGCCACTCTACAACGCTCGACCTGTGGATTGGTGATGTTCACGAACTTCTACCTCAATGGCATTCTCCTGTAAATGGTCTCATCGATGCCTGGTTTTTAGATGGTTTTGCACCAAGTAAAAATCCGGACATGTGGACCGATGCTCTGTTTAGCCAAATGGCTCGCTTGTCAAAAACTGGCACAACCTTTGGCACCTTTACCGCTGCGGGCATCGTAAAGCGCGGGCTTGCGGGTGTAGGTTTTACCATTAAAAAACGCAACGGTTTTGGCCGTAAGCGCGACATGCTCACCGGCGTTTTTAACCAAAACAATGAAAACGTGCAGCATAAACTTCGCCTGCCTACTGGCCCCTATTACAGGTACGCTAACGGCAGTTTGGATAAAACAAGTAAAGTCGCAGTAGTAGGCTCCGGCCTTGCCGCAGCCTCAGCGTGTCTTGCGTTAGTGAAGCGCGGTGTTAGCACTACTTTGTATTTTGATGGTGACACCCTTGCAAGCGGCGCGTCTGGCAATCCGCAAGGTGGTTTTTACCCGCAGCTTCATAGCGAAGCAAGTATTGCCAGCCGTATTCAGGCGCACAGTTTTTTATATGCTAGACAAGCCTACGACCACACTATTGAATATGTGAAACCCAATGGTCTCACCAACGTTGCTCATGATTTCTGCGGCGTTATTCAATTAAGCTTTAACGACAAGGTAGCAGAACGCCAAAATAAACTGGCAACAGCCGACGTATGGCCTGAAGCTTTGATTAGGACCGTGGACAGCAAAGAGGTGAGCGATATCGCTAACCTAGCTCTTCCCTACTCTGGCTTATACATCGGCCTCGGCGGATGGATTTCTCCTCCGCAACTAGTTACTGCCATGATTGAAGAGGCACTTCAAAGTGGCAAACTCGAGCTGAAATCCAATCATACCTATGTATCCCATAAAGCGATTGAGGGAGCGCCACACAATGAAGATAGTGGCGTTTCAACCGATGCTCTTGATGCGGATGATGTGGATATAGCTAAAGGTGACAGCGTTAACGGGTCAGCAACACAGAAAGTGCAAATTTGTTTTAACCCTGGTGAGCCTGACAAATGTGCTAAGGGTGATCTTGATAGCAACACTTTCGATAGCGACTTACCACAAGAAAACGTTATTGCCGATCACCTTATTCTTGCCCTTGGCGCAGGTGCCGTGAAAGCTAGCGATTTTGACAGCCTGTCTCTTCGCCCTGTTCGCGGTCAGGTTGAAGCTATTCCCACCCAAATGCCAATTGACCAGCTTAACACTGTGCTGTGTCACAAAGGCTATATGACACCTGCGCTCGACGACAGACACGCACTTGGTTCAACCTACGTTAAAAACGACCTAAGTACCGATGTGCGAAGCGAAGAAACCGAAACAAACCTAGCCACACACGAACAGGCGCTGGCAAACACCAGCATAGTTCAGGCATTACAACACGACGGCCAAGCAAGAGCGGCAACGCGTTTAGGTTCACCCGACCACCAGCCTGTTGTCGGTGCACTGCATGATTTTAATGCGCTGAAAAAACACTACGATATGCTTGGTGTGGGCAAGCCGTTGACTAGCGCGCCAGTCTTACCAAACAGCCTAGTTTCCACTCTTACTTGCTTAGGGTCACGAGGGCTAACCACGGCGCCTTTAATGGCAGAGGTTTTGGTGAGCAGCCTATGTAAGGAGCCGTTACCTTTAAGCAATGATCTGCTTAATGCTGTAAACACAAGCCGCTTTATGACTCGCGAAGCGATTAGAAGTCAGGGTTAA